One Lucilia cuprina isolate Lc7/37 chromosome 4, ASM2204524v1, whole genome shotgun sequence DNA segment encodes these proteins:
- the LOC124419879 gene encoding uncharacterized protein LOC124419879, which yields MDKIKFCCDRSTCPKRQQLKEDSSIQSSSIEGIDQKVNKETQMSASVTTTSSERNSVPANFKTDLNQMEDPDLYKRNLKQLNNLNKKLVNSFAETSGDFKSYYGNLDCIRKRVRNSRNIIAQPIYLEIPLEIHLKVVSKCLNAPESSNVRKSNCNCTLNKQSDNCATRSNQTKNVCLFNKEFETQCCCYVKKSEDIGTETKIKIKCCCKGNQTITEPLFEAGYMPPCWCTMQKFKECDCSNQIISTSDKQEKTIEDTKLDSPSTSASTIFKPLPHKANSKKKVCNCEREKLSLEEYNEIMRKPSAKLSSIICENKLKCICDVEKPQPTTEPIKKIFRLVYPQHKDVDVCIKCRFEPSPLIDENGRIFCPGNCGCCLCAWKPKATASLEAVFRHSKLKVCRCIKRSPIFSDISQYDSACSQVSYFDVCPCREKAEAKHLELYGFEMWDQNKKLKKKFRGPEVFLQDVKEIYAKETTNKKLSKNFLFQDD from the exons ATGGATAAGATTAAATTCTGTTGTGATCGTTCTACATGTCCAAAGAGACAGCAACTAAAAGAAGATTCTTCGATACAATCATCCTCTATTGAAGGTATTGATCAGAAAGTCAATAAAGAAACTCAAATGTCTGCTAGTGTAACAACTACATCATCGGAAAGGAATAGTGTTCCAGCTA ATTTTAAAACAGATCTAAATCAAATGGAAGATCCCGATTTATATAAAAGGAATttgaaacaattaaataatttaaacaaaaaactagttAATTCTTTTGCGGAAACTTCAGGGGATTTTAAATCTTATTATGGAAATTTGGACTGTATAAGAAAACGTGTTAGGAATTCCAGGAATATTATAGCGCAACCTATTTATTTGGAAATACCTttagaaattcatttaaaagttgTTTCGAAATGTTTAAATGCTCCTGAGTCATCAAATGTTCGAAAATCCAACTGCAATTGTACTTTAAACAAGCAATCCGACAATTGTGCTACTCGATCAAATCAAACTaagaatgtttgtttatttaataaggaATTTGAAACacaatgttgttgttatgtGAAAAAATCCGAAGACATAGGTACCGaaaccaaaataaagataaagtgTTGCTGCAAAGGTAATCAAACAATTACTGAGCCTTTATTTGAAGCAGGTTATATGCCTCCTTGTTGGTGCACAATGCAGAAATTCAAAGAGTGTGATTGCAGCAACCAAATCATCTCAACTTCtgataaacaagaaaaaactatagaagACACAAAACTAGATTCTCCTTCAACTAGTGCTTCTACAATTTTCAAACCACTCCCCCACAAAGCGAATTCCAAAAAGAAAGTTTGCAATTGTGAAAGAGAAAAACTATCTTTAGaggaatataatgaaataatgaGAAAACCCTCTGCTAAACTAAGTTCAATTATAtgtgaaaataagttaaaatgcaTATGTGATGTGGAAAAGCCCCAGCCCACCACCGAACCAATCAAGAAAATCTTTCGTTTGGTTTATCCACAGCATAAAGATGTAGATGTTTGTATAAAATGTCGCTTTGAGCCCAGTCCTTTAATCGATGAAAATGGTCGAATATTCTGTCCAGGCAATTGCGGCTGTTGTTTATGTGCCTGGAAGCCTAAAGCTACAGCCAGTTTGGAGGCTGTATTTCGTCACAGTAAACTCAAAGTTTGTCGCTGTATCAAACGTTCTCCCATATTTAGTGACATTTCCCAATACGACTCAGCCTGCAGTCAAGTTTCCTACTTTGATGTGTGTCCTTGTCGGGAAAAAGCCGAGGCCAAGCATCTGGAATTATATGGCTTCGAGATGTGGGatcaaaataagaaattaaagaaaaaatttcgtgGTCCAGAGGTTTTTTTGCAAGATGTTAAGGAAATTTATGCAAAGGAAACCACCAACAAGAAATtatccaaaaactttttattccaAGATGAttaa
- the LOC111690247 gene encoding cell wall protein DAN4 → MVNHNWFLATVLLWLLLCYHILCINAQSQNAIGAHRTFQKTSFSCAGRPSGYYADIETGCQVYHMCDGLGRQFSYSCPNTTLFQQRMLICDHWYMVNCSKAESDYTANLLIGQRDKPFVNDEENSLRTPRPDLLDRPYAPDYSGESFRNQYQKSLSSVLNQIYDHTAQKMKDKTLQAQQNQLGTGQQRWKIPPPSRIILPPAYEPQILEESSAKPSTRTSYYTTTITTTTRKPSTLRPTATTKNQSTKFNNVAALHNRHDEHLQLEHDDLGTSHSTRYNTSADFNSAEDRFAKTPQKATTPRKSTYNSNFNNAFTTAKPTTTTKKTTLNPKIKVPSKIYEPPLLYPIYNMDDNTATTTMRPTFRASTASPFVTRVSATTSTTTTKAPTRPTTVIGKPFTRSSFSTSTKVGTNSNNIDRFDVSKLSKEIRTPAPAQGFKPPTPTPPVKNSRTSQNSTYNKPDRGSVKHEQPSKQLLPPLADFITHDVATTQGPPIYYEWKVPSDGLEPPKLDSPIGVDGREYPETVIDYNSISTNNGFTSISSFGIDQKKSNNTSKSENKTTVPSRSPISRSIKETGQPKGVNETKAKTSNTSPTRASTTTQKSSNPGDIFQIRKELSVPEYAFPLENVGRTGYLDTDVYNSFQLKIPERRADTDEHIHWYGENPKCPECHPSYVRPGTCEPCIRR, encoded by the exons ATGGTAAATCATAATTGGTTTTTAGCCACTGTGCTACTATGGCTACTACTTTGTTATCACATCTTGTGTATAAATGCTCAG AGTCAAAATGCAATTGGAGCTCATCGAACATTTCAAAAGACTTCATTTTCGTGTGCTGGACGACCATCTGGCTACTATGCTGATATTGAAACTGGTTGCCAG GTCTACCACATGTGTGATGGTCTGGGACGACAATTTAGCTATTCATGTCCGAATACAACCTTATTCCAACAGCGCATGCTAATATGCGATCATTGGTATATGGTGAATTGTTCCAAAGCTGAAAGCGATTACACGGCAAATTTGTTAATAG gccAACGTGATAAACCATTTGTTAATGATGAGGAAAATAGCTTGCGTACCCCCAGACCAGATCTTTTAGATCGTCCTTATGCTCCCGACTACTCAGGGGAATCGTTTAGAAACCAATATCAAAAG TCACTTTCATCGGTGCTTAATCAAATCTATGATCATACAGCTCAAAAAATGAAAGATAAAACTCTACAAGCTCAACAAAACCAATTGGGTACTGGACAACAAAGATGGAAAATACCACCACCTAGTCGCATTATATTACCACCAGCCTATGAGCCCCAAATATTAGAGGAAAGTAGTGCAAAACCCTCAACCCGCACCTCGTATTATACCACAACTATTACGACCACAACACGAAAACCTTCGACCTTGAGACCAACAGCAACTACTAAAAATCAATCTACGAAATTTAACAATGTTGCTGCTTTACACAATCGACACGATGAACATTTGCAATTGGAACACGATGACTTAGGCACTAGTCACAGTACTCGTTACAACACTTCGGCTGACTTTAATTCAGCCGAAGATCGTTTTGCTAAAACCCCACAAAAAGCTACTACACCACGAAAATCGACGTACAACAGCAACTTTAACAATGCCTTTACCACAGCCAAACCCACCACCACCACgaagaaaacaacattaaatccTAAAATAAAAGTACCTTCAAAAATCTACGAGCCTCCTTTATTATATCCCATTTACAATATGGACGACAACACAGCTACAACTACAATGAGACCTACCTTTAGAGCATCAACTGCTTCACCATTTGTTACACGTGTATCGGCTACCACAAGTACCACCACTACCAAGGCCCCTACTCGTCCAACAACCGTAATAGGTAAACCATTTACTCGATCCTCATTTAGCACCAGCACAAAAGTGGGCACAAATTCCAATAACATTGATAGATTTGATGTTTCGAAATTAAGTAAAGAAATTAGAACACCAGCACCAGCCCAAGGATTTAAACCACCCACTCCCACTCCACCGGTTAAAAATTCTAGAACTTCACAAAATTCCACTTATAATAAACCAGATCGGGGTAGTGTAAAACATGAACAGCCCTCAAAACAGTTGTTACCACCTTTAGCAGATTTTATAACACATGATGTGGCTACCACTCAAGGACCTCCTATATATTACGAATGGAAAGTTCCCTCAGATGGTTTAGAGCCACCAAAACTAGATTCTCCCATAGGAGTAGATGGTAGAGAATACCCTGAAACAGTTATTGATTACAATTCTATAAGTACAAATAATGGCTTCACATCAATCTCCTCTTTTGGCATAGACCAAAAGAAAAGCAATAATACGAGCAAATCCGAAAATAAAACTACTGTACCCTCCCGTTCCCCCATTTCTAGATCAATTAAGGAAACAGGCCAGCCAAAAGGTGTAAATGAAACTAAAGCAAAAACCTCTAACACAAGCCCGACCAGAGCGTCTACTACTACACAGAAATCTAGTAACCCAGGAGATATATTCCAAATACGTAAAGAACTTTCAGTTCCAGAATATGCTTTTCCTTTGGAAAATGTTGGGCGCACAGGATATTTAGATACAGATGTTTATAACtcatttcaattgaaaattccTGAAAGACGTGCCGATACAGATGAACATATACATTGGTATGGTGAAAATCCTAAGTGCCCTGAATGTCATCCGTCCTATGTTAGACCGGGTACTTGCGAACCCTGTATACGAAGATAG